CATGGGACAGCAGCTTCATAATGAGCTCAAGATGTATCAACGCCTTGACAGAGCGTCAAAACGCCCAGGTCGCCCGGCCATCCGGTCTCTACGTGACTCTTTCCATATTGATGGGCCCGAAGGTAACCATCAATGTCTCGTTCATCCTCCATTATTCGAGAGTGTATGGGAGTTCCTCCACCGTAACCCCATCCAAAGGCTGCCTAAACAGTCCTGGCCTTTACGCTTTGGCGGGTGTTTCTAGCGCTAGACTACCTGCACACCGAGTGCCAGATTATACGTACTGGTATGCTACAACCTGAatcctttgcttttcttgaCTGCTAACTTAGTTTAGACATCAAGGCAAATAACATCATGTTTGAACTCGCTGACGATTCAGTCTTCATCAAGTCTGAAGATGACGAACTTCAGAATCCTTCTCCCAGAAAAGAGCTAGATGTAAGAGCAATCTATCTATCCCGGGAACTCGAAATCCTTCCGGGGAAAATAGACGCCCCCGTGCTATGTGACTTTGGCTCGGCTACGTTGGGTAGTATAGAACATTCAGAAGATGTCCAGCCTGATATTTACCGAGCGCCAGAGGTAATCCTAGAAGTTCCATGGTCATATAATATAGGTATATGAAATGTAGGATGTATGGTAAGATGGAAAACAGCCTGATCCCATTGAAAGACCTTTTTAATCTTGTTACAGATCTGGAATATCTTCGAAGGCGGCTCGTTATTCACAGGCCATGACCCTGAATTCAAAGCATACCGGAGTAGGGCACATCTTGCTGAGATGATCAATCTCCTTGGTCCTCCGCCGCCCAGTCTTCTTGCCCGGGGCAAGCAAACCCATAGGTTCTTCTCCGACACAGGCGAATTTCGTGAGGCAACGTTATTGCAAAACATGACTCCGCTCGACCAGAGGGAAACAACCCTTGAAGGCGAGGATAAGGAGAGCTTTCTACGTATGATGCGAAGGAAGTTGCAGTGGGAGCCGGAGAAGCGTAGTTCTGCGCAAGAGCTTGCGGAGGACGAGTGGATTTGCAGGCAGATAGACTAATAAATCACTTTTTGACCGGTCTCAGACTCCCAACATGTTCATTCAGGAAAGGTAAGGCTACCTCATGTAGAGAGATGGCAGAGCCCAGCGCGTCGACAAATCAGGTGCCCTGGAAGGCTCTAAGCAGATAATTCTCTGTTCTATCTATCTTCTCATAAAACTATTTCCGGGTTGACAACTAGCCTAGATAGTTGAGTCTTGACTACTACTAAATTACGGGCATTCTACTTGGCACGAAATCCAGGCAACCACTTTCAAGGTGCGGAATCAGACAGACAGGCTGCAGGCCAGATTATATAGTACAGGTAGAGATACAAGACGTAGCTCGAAAAGCTACCACAGAATCAGAGCCTGATAGGAAGATATGCGGTCAGGGAGGCATGTGGCAGGTAGCTCGGCGGTAGTAAGGTCCCGAAGAAGGCTTTATCCTGACTTCCTAGGTGCCTTTAATGCTATTGGCTAGGCAAGATTGGTCGGCGGCAATATAGCTTAGCACTGTGACAACCACACGGTAAATCAAATTTCTTCACCATTGAAAACTATAGCTGCGTCCGGGTCCTGGTTTATACCTTCCAGCTGTAAACTAATATTGGTTGGCCCCTGGTATCCCGTTGTCACCGTCACTAATAACCCCCAAACATAGACGTATCTGCTTTTGGGTTGGCATCACTTGCGAGGTATCTTGCGAAGAAGTCCCAAGAGGCTCGATCATCCGAGCTACACGGCACAAGATTAGACATTTGGATGCGAAGTCTATGGCCGTCGTAATGGGCAATAATGACCCTCCCATGTGCGGGCGCCATAAACGAGATAAGCATGACCTCAATAACAGGATAAAGTCAGCAACAAAGGTACGAACATTGTGGGAAAATGGCCTAGTTTAGCAAGAATTCACGTACTGGAATAACAAGATGTTTTTCGAGTCCTTCATCCATAAGACGGGTAGCGATTGCAGCGATTATGGTAACAACCTCAGAGCGGAGTAAAAGGATTGGATCCCCATTACTGGTATTGTACACGGCTATTTTGATGTGAGGTAAGCCGCCTTTGACCCAGCAATATGCCGGCTCACTGTAGGGGGGGAAGTAGGGATGTAGGCAAGGTTCGAATCTCGCTTCAAAAGCAAATCTAAGTAGGTCGTGATTAGCTCTGCCCATTCATATTAACATTATCACGTCAGCTCACCCAGGGGATTTCCAGCCCGTGACTACCCTCAGAGGTCTCGAGTTTCCATCGGTCCCCATTCTGGGTACAACATCCGCTTCCCACATGAGTTGATAAACTATACTGTCCAAATACTCTTCCTCGTTCCAGCATCCTATCTTGACCAGCGCAGGGCAATTGCCATCAGTCAATTGGTTAACCTCGGAGAAACGTTTTCTAATCTCGGGGGACTCCAGGTTCATTTTGTACTTGGATGAGATGCTTTCGCgcgaaagaggaagaaagaagttggAGTCATTGCGTGCTGTGGCACGGGGAGTCTCCTCGATAGTGACATCGTTTATTGGCAGAACCTTGATGTCGATCTTCACTGGCAAAGATTCAAATTCATTGGGTTGAACATAAACACTAGACATATCCTTCAACCGCGTAAACGTGTCACACAGCACCCCGAAGGCTTTTCCTCTCTGGGCCTCTCGGTCATCTCGTTGCCGAAGGTGAGCAAGGCTACCCGTGAGGCGGGACAGAGATCGAAACATCTCGGACTTGAATAGGTGAGTTGGTCGATTCAGCAATGGGTAAGTCAAGGGAGAAATGGTGAGAAGGCTGACAAGAAGGGAGAGGTGGAGAAAGTaatggaaagggagaagagggcgGGAAGGTAAAGAGTAACACGTCAAGGTTGCGTCTCTCTATACTGACTAAGGATTCACCCAAACAGTTTGCAAAAAAAGCCGATAACTACAGTGGGGGATCCAAAGGTATAAGGGGTCATATACTTCTGGGCCCCCACTGTAGATACTTGTCCATTCTTGAAGCAGTACGAACTAGACTGGACACAGCGCCAGGTCTGATGACGGAGCCACCTCGATTGTTCTTTGAGCTACGTCTTGTGTATCTCCTATATATAAACAGTCCTGTAGcctgcatcatcatcgtaCACAAAATGTTGTCCTCCTAGTGGGCGGAAAGACATAAATATCGCGAGTCCTGCGGTTCTGAACTTCCTGTATCAAGTTGCTGCTCTCACGCGCCAGCCAAAAGTCTCGTTGAACGTATAAACGAGGCGTTTTCCAATCATACTTTAGAAAAACTTCTTATCGGGCATACACGGATGGCGCACTACGCCCTGTCGGAGAAcatatccacatcttccCAGCCTGCATTGAGGGATTTGTTCGAAATAGATTCACCGCATAATGTGGCAATTGTGCTTGAAGCCCAGACAGGGTCTTCAAGCTTGTTGGGAGCGAATATGCGTGTCACGGAGTACATCCAGTACTCTCCTAAGGGGCTCCCTGCTGCAGCGCTGCTTGGAGAGATAACAATGCGGTCAAGTAACTGGAGAGAGTTAATTACTGTTTCCGCAAGAACACCATTCAAATTAATTGAGGAGTGATATTTTCATGAAATATGCCCTCATCAAAGTAAGGAGGTGCGCCGTTTCAACGATATTGGAAATATGCAGGAGCGTACAGAGCTTGTGAGCTAGATGATAAGCTGCAATCACATAGAGTCCCTTTCCAACAGGCCCCAAGACTATGCGTTTAAGTCTGCGGTCTTGCCATTCAGCCAACTCATGATTTCCGGGGTGCCCCAAAAGCGGCTTATCTATAAATTTGCCAGCAAGCCAAGTTGAGGCGTGCCTCACGCATTCATTCTAGGCGCTGGCCTACACAGCTAATATCCGAACAACCCGGAATTTCTCGTCTGCGGGGATGATACTTGAGTCCGAACCACTTGAGGACTAtgtctatttctatattccGCTAGTTAGTATCCCAAACATGCAATGGGAACGATGAATCAATGCTCCTTGTGGAACCAGGGACCATAATCTATGCGATGTACAACAGGTACTACAAAGCGTCACTGCCTTGCAGTTATGTGACAGCGCTCTGATCTCGGTCAAGACACTTATCACAACTTACAAAACCTGGCATGCGGTACAATTAACAACTCAGCTAGCAGCTCATAGTGTCAAGACGGGACACAGAGCTTTCTAACTGTCGCCAAAATATCATTCGGCTCTGGGTTACTAACAGGCGGCATTTCCTTCAAGCCGACCTCACCCCAGCTCATGTACAAGAGCTGTGCACCGCTGTGAGCGAGAATGTGTATAACGGCGATAATCATGGACAGCAACTTACGGGGAAAAGCCACACGGACCTATGGTTCCCCGGTATCCACTCGAAGGGGAACGGACGCTATATCGCAGCCCAACACAAGTGGCGAAACGGCCCAGCCTCGTTTGCCACGGGGGAGTGTATTAAGACGTTCCAAAACGTGCAAAAGGCTCTACACGACGAAGTGGAGGATCAATTGAGCAATATGAAAGAAGCCGTCGAACAGGCTTAGAGAGAGGACCGCGAGAGTAGATGAAAGCTGCGAGCAGCGAGGAAGCGCACCCTAGAAGATGACGGCGTGCTCGTTCAACAACGACACACGGACATTCCGCAACCTGAAAATCATCATCACGCATTACGGTCTTACCATGTAAGCTGCTACCCAAAATTTCCCGATCATTTATACGGATGAGGATTTATGGTCCGTGGAATGTACTGTGTGATTCCCACATGAAACAGTTTGGTATTATCGTTGTATATGTTGGCTGTCAACGACCAGACTAGCTCTTAGTGCAATATTCTTTCCAGTTTGAATGCTCTTGTTGAAGCTGGCCATGCATTGCAAGAAATGACACACCTTTATCCAATAcaattaatagaatagaaattaaacTAGTTTCCTGTCTCCTAACATAGTGAGATCTATAGGTTTATTGCTTATTGATATAATGTTAGCTATATGTTGACTGCCTAAGCGGTGTGATTTCTTAACAATTTCTTCTCCACAATTGtgttaataaatttaatgaTTATCAAGCTCTCACTATGGATTCAAGCATGTTATTATCTTAATAGAATACATATTTTATCTAAAGGCTCTGTCTAAGGCTGCTAGAATAGTAATGTTGAAGTGAGAAGGCCATGCGTAAGCATTAGCATACATATGTTGTTATAGCTACTTTTGTTCTTATACTAAGTAAAAGTGGTGTGCAAAAGATACCACTATTGCAGTGCACCTAATCGAGCTGGCAGGAGAGATGGTTATCCAGTTTACATAGAGTGATATCGCCTGGTTACTACTCTAATATCTCCAACGGAAGAGACATTGAAAAACTGCCGGCCAGGCCGTCACAGACCCCAACGTTCCATGTGAAAGAAACCCACCGCGTCATGCAGTGGATACATGGATGGGGAACCGACGGGGGATTCATCCTTTAGAAACTGATTGATAAGATGAACGAACGGTAGATTCATCATCCGGGTGAGGCCAGAGGCAAGAAACAGCGGGCCAAGCCCACCATGGCAATTCATAACGTTATGGTTATAGTAAAAGTCCAGAGAGGTTCTTGGTGTCATTACCTAACTTCCTTTAGGGCGCAATACTACCAAGGAAAATGAGACATCCGCATCCATGTGTCGTTGTAAAATGCACTAGTATTATCGATCCACTGGTATTTTTGCAAATGTGGTCCGGCGAAAGATAAAATACGGACTGGCCCCATCGTAAAATACCAGACGGGTGGGTCCATTCCCGTACCGTGTCGtacagcaacagcagatgTAACCGTGAAAGTTATCTGATCATCTGATAGGGTTAAATGGCAATCGCTTCTGACCGCCACCATACCACACGAGGAAGATTGAGCCGAGTGAATTAGTCTGCGTGGTGGAAGTCTGATATTTATCAATCGCACGCTAGTCGACCTCATAGATCTTTTAGGCTGAGCTTGGGCATGTATACTGGAATGTGTTCCGTATGACTTTCTACGAAAGCCTAAGCTTTCCCAAGGATCACTAAGAAGTCTTGTGCGAGATAGGTTCTCGGTCTGTAACTTCCATTAGTTAGATTGCAGCGCTAAGAGTCGTAACACCACACTAAGTATCTCGGCATAGCCGTTCTTCGATCTCTTGGTTTGCTTGTCAAATTGGCAAGATATACCGCTTTCAGTAATGATTTACCAAGTTGATTTCCAGGTCAATATCACAAATGTTCATGTAGAAGAGCGTTTTGCCACAGGTTGAGGTGGGCCGGTGAGCCAAGCAGCTATAGGAGATTAAGAGTACTCCAATAGTTATCCTCGCCCGGATATACGCCAGCTTGGGCCTCGTAATCCATCATGGTGGGCCATATGCGCTCCTTCCATCAATTACCGATGTCGCCGGCAATCCTGCCTGCGTTCTATAGTCCTACCGATCGGAGATGGAGACTTGGCGAGAAACCGGCTCCTGGGGCACATAGCATATATGCAGGTACAGATATGGCAGCAGCCTCGTCGGGAAATGAGAATGTGTTGTATAATGGTGTGGTAAGAAGAATTATACTGTTCTCTAGTAGCCACCGTACACTTCATCAACAAAGTCTATCAGCATCCTATATACTACATCCGTTAGACTTCTAATACTAACTGCTAGAGATTTACCTCCGATTTTACAAGGAAATCGGAGGGgatgcaaaggaaagaacGAAGGTCAAAGTCATGAGTGGCGTCGCGCGATATTACATTAAGCTAGGTCTATCACTAATAGGCGGTACTCCTTGGATATCTTTATTCCTTCCAACCCTGCTGAGAATCACCACCTCCTCGCCCGTTATATAGACTGGTATCTCCTAAAC
This window of the Aspergillus flavus chromosome 8, complete sequence genome carries:
- a CDS encoding kinase-like domain-containing protein translates to MLSWLLRSLPRFPLGRTWRPLNFSNPNFGRISANQIVEEETLPDYIASRYYPTRIGEIIMDRYQVIGKLGYGTTSTVWLARDMNCRSYVTLKIFIKAASMGQQLHNELKMYQRLDRASKRPGRPAIRSLRDSFHIDGPEGNHQCLVHPPLFESVWEFLHRNPIQRLPKHLDIKANNIMFELADDSVFIKSEDDELQNPSPRKELDVRAIYLSRELEILPGKIDAPVLCDFGSATLGSIEHSEDVQPDIYRAPEIWNIFEGGSLFTGHDPEFKAYRSRAHLAEMINLLGPPPPSLLARGKQTHRFFSDTGEFREATLLQNMTPLDQRETTLEGEDKESFLRMMRRKLQWEPEKRSSAQELAEDEWICRQID